The Microbacterium sp. Nx66 genome contains a region encoding:
- the prfA gene encoding peptide chain release factor 1 codes for MFESVQTLIDEHRRVQEELSDPAVHADAARAKRVNRRYAELSRIVAAHEAWTGAVDDLEAARELAREDEAFAAEVPALEEGVQAAQERLRRLLIPRDPDDARDVIMEIKAGEGGAESALFAADLLRMYVQYAASKGWKTELLERNESDLGGYKDVQVAIKGSSSDPAQGVWAHLKYEGGVHRVQRVPATESQGRIHTSTTGVLVFPEVDEPEEIQIDQNDLKIDVFRSSGPGGQSVNTTDSAVRITHVPTGIVVSMQNEKSQLQNREAAMRVLRARLLAKQQEELDAAASDARKSQIRGMDRSERIRTYNFPENRIADHRTGFKAYNLDQVMDGALDPIIESAIAADEEARLAAVGSEG; via the coding sequence GTGTTCGAGTCCGTCCAGACTCTGATCGACGAGCATCGCCGGGTCCAGGAGGAGCTCTCCGACCCGGCGGTGCACGCCGACGCGGCCCGCGCCAAGCGTGTCAACCGTCGGTACGCCGAGCTGTCGCGCATCGTCGCGGCGCACGAGGCGTGGACGGGCGCCGTCGATGATCTGGAGGCGGCGCGCGAGCTCGCCAGGGAGGACGAGGCGTTCGCCGCCGAGGTCCCCGCGCTGGAGGAGGGCGTGCAGGCGGCGCAGGAGCGTCTGCGGCGCCTTCTCATCCCGCGCGACCCCGACGACGCCCGCGACGTGATCATGGAGATCAAGGCGGGGGAGGGCGGCGCCGAGTCGGCGTTGTTCGCGGCGGATCTGCTGCGCATGTACGTGCAGTACGCCGCGTCCAAGGGGTGGAAGACCGAGCTGCTCGAGCGCAACGAGTCCGACCTCGGCGGCTACAAGGACGTCCAGGTCGCCATCAAGGGCTCTTCGTCCGACCCTGCACAGGGCGTCTGGGCGCACCTGAAGTACGAGGGCGGCGTGCACCGCGTGCAGCGGGTGCCGGCCACGGAGTCGCAGGGACGCATCCACACGTCCACGACCGGCGTGCTCGTGTTCCCCGAGGTGGACGAGCCCGAGGAGATCCAGATCGATCAGAACGATCTGAAGATCGACGTGTTCCGTTCATCGGGCCCCGGCGGCCAGTCGGTGAACACCACCGACTCCGCGGTCCGGATCACCCACGTGCCGACCGGCATCGTCGTGTCGATGCAGAACGAGAAGTCGCAGTTGCAGAACCGTGAGGCCGCGATGCGCGTGCTGCGCGCCCGACTGCTCGCCAAGCAGCAGGAGGAGCTCGACGCGGCCGCCTCCGACGCGCGCAAGTCGCAGATCCGCGGCATGGACCGCTCGGAGCGCATCCGTACCTACAACTTCCCGGAGAACCGGATCGCGGATCACCGGACCGGGTTCAAGGCGTACAACCTCGATCAGGTCATGGACGGTGCGCTCGACCCCATCATCGAGAGCGCCATCGCCGCCGACGAAGAAGCGCGCCTCGCCGCCGTCGGCTCCGAGGGCTGA
- a CDS encoding response regulator: protein MTEPLRALILDDDFRVADLHRAVVDDHPGYTVTGTARSCGEARDLVRSTRPDLLLADVYLPDGDGIGLVREVGVDAILISAADDAPTVRRALRAGAIGYLVKPFDRRGLTGLLDRYLRYRNLLAGERPLTQEDVDRALAILHGGGEPVSLSRSATEQRVLAALGDGESSAAEVAERVGISRATAQRHLAALAARTIVEVRLRYGSTGRPEHRYATRT from the coding sequence GTGACGGAACCGCTGCGTGCGCTCATCCTCGACGACGACTTCCGGGTGGCCGACCTGCATCGGGCGGTCGTGGACGACCATCCCGGATACACCGTGACCGGAACCGCGCGCTCCTGTGGCGAGGCTCGCGACCTCGTGCGCTCGACACGCCCCGACCTGCTGCTCGCCGACGTCTACCTCCCCGACGGCGACGGCATCGGACTCGTCCGCGAGGTCGGGGTGGACGCGATCCTCATCTCCGCCGCGGACGACGCGCCCACCGTGCGACGAGCCCTGCGGGCCGGCGCGATCGGCTATCTCGTGAAACCGTTCGACCGTCGCGGACTGACCGGCCTCCTCGACCGGTACCTGCGCTATCGCAACCTGCTCGCGGGTGAGCGGCCCCTCACGCAGGAGGACGTGGACCGGGCGCTCGCGATCCTGCACGGCGGCGGCGAGCCGGTGTCCCTATCGCGCTCGGCCACCGAGCAGCGCGTGCTCGCAGCGCTCGGAGACGGCGAGTCCTCGGCCGCGGAGGTCGCCGAGCGGGTCGGCATCTCACGGGCCACCGCGCAACGGCACCTCGCGGCTCTCGCCGCACGGACGATCGTCGAGGTGCGGTTGCGGTACGGATCGACCGGACGGCCCGAGCACCGGTACGCGACGCGCACGTGA